In one window of Bacteroidota bacterium DNA:
- a CDS encoding ATP-binding cassette domain-containing protein — MYTIELEKITKTFGKHKAVDNLSLKVPKGSIYGFIGPNGSGKTTTIRMIMNILYPDSGSIKLFGNEYLGSKLDNIGYLPEERGLYKKMKVKDVLQFHADLKNTDNIKKEIDYWLEKFDLSQWANKKVETLSKGMSQKIQFIATIIDKPEIIILDEPFSGLDPVNSEILRTTILDIQSRGATVIFSTHDMNVAEKMCDYIFMIYKGKKVLDGTLTSIQDQFGTDTIRIHTDNGSSILKEIPGIEKITDFGQMQEIRVSKETDTQEMIRTILSKTKVSKFETTKPSLNDIFIRIASPDEKEVKNA, encoded by the coding sequence ATGTACACAATTGAACTTGAAAAAATCACCAAAACTTTTGGTAAGCACAAGGCAGTTGACAATCTGTCTTTGAAAGTTCCAAAAGGGAGCATTTATGGTTTTATTGGCCCAAATGGTTCAGGTAAAACTACCACTATTCGTATGATAATGAATATTTTATATCCTGATAGTGGAAGCATCAAACTTTTTGGAAACGAATATTTGGGTAGCAAACTTGATAATATAGGCTATTTGCCCGAAGAACGTGGACTATATAAAAAAATGAAAGTCAAAGATGTTCTGCAATTTCATGCAGATTTGAAAAATACCGATAATATTAAAAAAGAGATTGATTATTGGTTGGAAAAGTTTGACCTTTCGCAATGGGCAAACAAAAAGGTTGAAACTCTGAGTAAAGGGATGAGTCAAAAAATTCAGTTTATTGCTACTATAATTGACAAACCTGAAATAATTATCCTTGACGAACCTTTTAGTGGCCTGGATCCGGTAAATTCTGAAATTTTAAGAACCACAATTTTGGATATTCAATCAAGAGGTGCAACAGTTATTTTTAGTACTCACGACATGAATGTTGCAGAAAAAATGTGCGATTATATTTTTATGATTTATAAAGGAAAAAAAGTATTAGATGGTACTTTAACTTCAATTCAAGACCAATTTGGAACCGATACCATACGAATTCACACAGATAATGGATCATCAATTTTGAAAGAAATTCCCGGAATTGAAAAGATTACGGATTTTGGACAAATGCAAGAAATCCGTGTTTCAAAAGAAACTGATACTCAGGAGATGATTAGAACAATTCTGTCGAAAACTAAAGTATCAAAGTTCGAAACAACAAAACCATCATTAAACGATATATTTATAAGGATTGCAAGTCCGGACGAAAAGGAGGTAAAAAATGCGTAA